A single region of the Desulfatiglans sp. genome encodes:
- a CDS encoding ABC transporter permease, translating to MAESIRLNGILTALKSECFVLIRSRTSLLLIIIPVVAAILKMCMVRLQGIGTQVMSSVNSNVESSVTGYGYMVDGLSTGITVACLLLLGFSAYIFAIDNERGITRHSIVKSISRSEIVIAKYLVLCLMAFVSILITILCTWLTAGLFWELGPVIEDGYQIICVDEIKKEIFLGLKLALLPIPACLGFGLIFSVLARSAIQAVSLAIGAGLLLDIFKSLFGRFTYFIFSSFQPALNDHSYLKDVQRIVSGYSDVLVDDRIHQLNLWVPIPEAIILLIISLIIINRRSL from the coding sequence ATGGCTGAATCAATCCGCCTTAATGGCATATTAACCGCTCTTAAATCAGAATGTTTTGTCCTTATAAGAAGCCGGACATCATTGCTGCTTATAATCATACCGGTTGTTGCCGCTATACTAAAGATGTGCATGGTAAGGTTGCAGGGCATTGGCACACAGGTGATGAGTTCGGTTAACAGCAATGTTGAGTCATCTGTCACCGGTTATGGCTACATGGTAGACGGACTCTCAACAGGTATTACAGTTGCCTGCCTTCTTTTACTCGGGTTTTCTGCATATATATTTGCTATTGATAATGAAAGGGGCATTACAAGACACAGCATTGTAAAGAGTATCAGCCGCAGTGAGATTGTTATCGCTAAGTATCTTGTTCTCTGTCTAATGGCCTTCGTATCAATACTGATTACTATTCTGTGTACATGGCTCACGGCAGGCCTTTTCTGGGAACTGGGGCCGGTCATAGAAGATGGATACCAGATAATTTGTGTGGATGAGATAAAAAAAGAGATTTTTCTTGGATTAAAACTTGCCCTTTTACCCATCCCCGCATGCCTTGGCTTTGGCCTTATTTTTTCTGTACTGGCCCGGTCAGCTATTCAGGCTGTAAGCCTTGCAATAGGCGCCGGTTTACTGCTTGATATATTTAAATCTCTATTTGGCAGGTTCACATATTTTATTTTCAGCAGCTTTCAACCCGCGCTCAATGATCACTCATATCTTAAGGATGTTCAGCGCATAGTCAGCGGCTATTCGGATGTGCTGGTAGACGACCGGATACACCAGTTGAATCTCTGGGTTCCTATACCGGAGGCCATAATTTTATTAATAATCAGCCTCATAATCATAAACAGGAGAAGCTTATGA
- a CDS encoding VCBS repeat-containing protein, with the protein MHTFCNIAYGRLAPVIANRDLRQYPSLHMMILLLMLFFIHANSSLASVDFVSSEIDTGDNRQGYWNGDMNGDGLQDIIIATWSEANGREFLIYTQETSGNFSGAPWRRIEIKKDIVAFALADLRTDPGSEFLLFTGSACYSLSCAKEGYSGNLKKLFEFELIKSVPDKKAIDFLGALSDLNSDSLVDILIPGQKNYFLFKGQPDEGFSKPFMLPEAKIILKKSKQGQNNLSIGPAGVSAGGQALYANLLITKLQPETLKNPVHPPILNSRNWIPGVSTGRFNSDELHDFIYLDDIESDNKNTKRVNIVYQSKTDELPFAPRWQGELTLYDTIKMMEVNGDRLMDIITVKMNGLNSTLYIFLNKEGRFVFDNPDHIIKLTSILSDFEAIDLNLDGYPELIINAYSASPVKAVSSGSVERRLLIFKGRKMGEEKTLFDRTPAFTYEENFTATNFKALTGERSFSGDFDGDGVNDVISIDNNGALTANRINRDLKLEAEPFFYFTPVHFITGKTLVRLNQDNRTDIILEHQQGLSLILSRKGALK; encoded by the coding sequence ATGCATACCTTTTGCAATATTGCTTACGGCAGGCTCGCACCCGTAATAGCGAATCGGGATCTTCGACAATACCCGTCCCTGCATATGATGATACTGTTGCTCATGTTATTTTTCATTCATGCAAACAGCAGCCTGGCCTCAGTAGATTTTGTCTCATCTGAAATTGATACCGGTGATAACAGGCAGGGTTACTGGAACGGGGATATGAATGGAGACGGGTTACAGGATATTATAATTGCCACATGGTCTGAGGCAAACGGACGGGAATTTTTGATATATACACAGGAAACCAGTGGAAATTTTTCAGGCGCACCATGGCGCAGGATCGAAATAAAAAAGGATATTGTCGCCTTTGCATTAGCTGACCTGCGCACTGATCCGGGAAGTGAATTCCTTTTATTTACAGGATCAGCCTGTTACAGCCTGTCATGTGCAAAAGAGGGTTATTCCGGTAACCTTAAAAAACTGTTTGAGTTTGAACTGATAAAGAGTGTACCTGACAAAAAGGCCATTGATTTTCTAGGCGCCCTGTCTGACCTCAATAGTGACAGCCTTGTAGATATATTGATTCCCGGTCAAAAAAATTATTTTCTGTTTAAAGGTCAACCTGATGAAGGGTTCAGTAAACCCTTTATGCTGCCAGAGGCGAAGATCATTCTAAAGAAAAGCAAGCAGGGACAGAATAACCTTTCTATTGGGCCTGCCGGAGTATCTGCTGGAGGTCAGGCTCTATATGCGAACCTGCTTATCACCAAATTACAACCAGAGACCTTAAAAAATCCTGTTCACCCTCCAATACTGAATTCAAGGAATTGGATACCAGGGGTTTCTACCGGAAGGTTTAACTCTGACGAACTCCATGATTTTATTTATCTGGATGACATAGAATCTGATAATAAAAATACAAAAAGAGTTAACATTGTCTACCAGTCAAAAACAGATGAATTACCTTTTGCCCCCAGATGGCAGGGGGAGTTAACCCTTTATGACACCATCAAGATGATGGAGGTCAATGGTGATCGTCTGATGGATATCATCACTGTCAAAATGAATGGGCTCAATTCAACCCTTTATATCTTTCTTAATAAGGAGGGCAGATTTGTCTTTGATAACCCAGACCATATAATAAAGCTGACCAGTATTTTATCTGATTTTGAGGCCATTGATCTTAACCTGGATGGTTACCCTGAGTTGATTATAAACGCCTATTCCGCCTCCCCTGTAAAAGCGGTCTCAAGCGGAAGCGTTGAACGAAGGCTTTTAATTTTCAAGGGCAGAAAGATGGGAGAAGAAAAGACACTATTTGATAGAACACCCGCCTTCACATATGAAGAAAATTTTACTGCCACCAATTTTAAAGCCCTTACAGGAGAGAGATCATTTTCAGGTGATTTTGACGGTGACGGGGTCAATGATGTAATTTCAATTGATAATAACGGGGCGCTGACAGCAAACAGGATAAACAGGGATTTAAAACTGGAAGCTGAACCTTTTTTTTATTTTACACCGGTACATTTTATCACCGGTAAAACACTGGTCAGGCTAAATCAGGATAACCGGACAGATATAATACTTGAACATCAGCAAGGTTTATCCCTGATACTCTCCCGGAAAGGAGCGCTGAAATGA
- a CDS encoding PDZ domain-containing protein, which produces MKNPLISVICCFLLCTGFLFFNSCASYTPKSIAPHINLSPENMQLTQDSDKGPDFGMEVEGNESDTLDNLEVLPGVRIRSIIPSGAAEMGGLKRGDIILSINDIKTNHPDTVATICETGKADQYVFEVRRDTTVFETTIGAPKSTKMAEPKERYRAEPLKTRAGYRTELVQMGSDINKNIAVARIAQLWPDSPLIKAGIEVGDAVVSIDNVPVESAQGLINRLTENYQYGQEVTLSILDKEAGNRSEPSTKKVILWNPGRRLSRFNVWPLFMYEAKLNPDKERFSILNFWIISLFSYERDEGERNYSLLKFIRFQSSNRGELVDKTNSSKN; this is translated from the coding sequence ATGAAAAATCCATTAATATCTGTTATATGTTGTTTCTTGTTATGCACCGGTTTTTTATTCTTTAACAGTTGTGCATCCTACACCCCGAAAAGCATTGCGCCCCATATAAATTTATCCCCTGAAAACATGCAACTGACGCAGGATTCAGACAAAGGCCCGGATTTTGGCATGGAGGTGGAAGGTAATGAGAGTGATACACTGGATAACCTTGAGGTGCTGCCCGGCGTCCGAATCCGCTCAATAATACCATCAGGTGCAGCAGAGATGGGAGGTCTTAAAAGGGGTGATATCATCCTCTCCATTAATGATATCAAGACCAACCACCCTGATACTGTTGCCACTATTTGTGAAACCGGCAAGGCCGATCAATATGTTTTTGAGGTCAGAAGAGATACAACTGTATTTGAAACAACAATAGGGGCACCAAAGAGTACAAAAATGGCTGAACCAAAGGAAAGATACAGGGCGGAACCCCTTAAAACCCGCGCAGGCTATCGTACAGAACTGGTTCAGATGGGTAGTGACATAAATAAGAATATTGCAGTGGCAAGAATTGCACAGCTGTGGCCTGACAGCCCCTTGATAAAGGCAGGGATTGAGGTGGGTGATGCTGTTGTCTCTATTGATAATGTGCCTGTTGAATCTGCCCAGGGGCTGATAAACAGATTGACTGAAAATTATCAGTATGGTCAGGAGGTAACGCTATCCATACTGGATAAAGAGGCTGGTAACAGGTCTGAACCTTCAACTAAAAAGGTAATCCTCTGGAATCCGGGCAGGCGGTTGAGCAGGTTTAATGTTTGGCCTCTCTTTATGTATGAGGCAAAGCTCAACCCTGATAAAGAAAGGTTTTCGATACTTAATTTCTGGATTATATCCCTTTTCTCATATGAACGGGATGAAGGAGAACGAAACTACAGCTTATTAAAATTTATCCGGTTTCAGTCTTCAAATCGCGGCGAACTGGTTGATAAAACAAATAGTTCAAAAAATTAA